The DNA region AAAGGATTAACTGATTTACATTACAACTCAAATAACCTTTTCGGAATTGAAAAGCCTAAAAGAATTATGATTGATTTCACACAAGAAAATTTCGATAATTTTTTTGAGCGGGTTTTTCAGTGACATTACAGATAACGGAAAAAGTATTTGCGAAGGGCGGGCTAAACTGCACGAAAAGTTCAATTTCGACCAACCGAAGCAAATTGCTTTTTCGTGGAACTAAATTACAAAAAAATGTGAAACGAAAAGCAAATTGCGACTAAAAAAGTAGAGTGGTTCTATTATAACTTCAACCCCGCCTTTTGCAAATACTATGTTACCTGCTGCCGTTTTATTCATTTAGTTTTTCTAATATTTCTTTTACTAATTCCTTATACTCGTCGTTGATTTTGAAATTGTCCTTTTCCCACGGATAATTCGGAAATTCATAGTGAATAACTTGTCTCAAGTAATCGTTCCATTTATGTCCGAGTTGATTTGAGATTAATGCCAAAAAGTATCCCGCTTGTCTTTCGTTATCAGCGGCGCCATTTCTTGCAAATTCTTTTCTCATTTGCACTCTTGTTAGCATATCTTTTTTAAGTAATGCAGGCAAAAAATAATCTTTGATTCTTTGAGAGGATACGATATTTTTTGAAAGATACTTTATGAGATTTTCTCTTAATTCATTTATTTCATATGTTCCTGGTTCATTTGACATATCAATAATGAATTTCTTTTTGTTTGATTTTTCCCTTTCAACTTCTTCTGGAATTATTACAGTTTTGGATAAAAGTTCATCTCCGCTTTTGGTTTTAATGTAACTTAAAACAATTGCATTAATTCCTAAATTATAATTTGTGGATAGCCATTCAATCATTCTACTCAGCGGTTCTTCAACAGCAAAACCAACAAGTAAAAGTCGCTGAACCTGATTTATAGACAAATCTTCAATTTGTTTTTGAGGAAATTTTTCGGATAAATAATCAATCAAAGATTGGTCAGTAAATTTTTGGCAAATTTCTCCAAGTTTTTCAATATCCCAAGTAGAAACGTCAGAAGCATAGTCAACAACTTGTGCTAATACTTCTCTCGGCAGTTTTTCTCTCTTAAGTTCAATGATAACGACATTTCCATTGTTATCAATACCCAAAAAATCTAACGGTCCGGATTTAGTTTGAACTTGTTGACCGATAATTGCAATATCATTTCCGAGAATTTCAGAATTACTTTTAATCCATTCTTCTAAATCCTCTTTTTCTTTTCTTCCGTTTTCACTTAAAGTCGAATTTACGATATTCAATTTACCGTCAATAATTTGCCAAGTTTGTATTTCTGTTGCCATATTTGTTTTTATGCGGTTGTTCAGTTACGGTTGCAGGTAACGGGAAAAGGCTTGGCGCAGTGCGGGCTTAATTGAACGGCAAGTTCAATTCAAACCAAACGAAGCCAATGCTTTTTCCGTGGAACTAACTTAAGAAAAATTTGTGGAACGGAAAAGCAGTGGCGGCTAAATTTTTCGGGTAGTTCAACTTGGATTCAAGCCCCGCATTGCGCCAAACCTATGTTATCTGCAGTATTTTTTACTTCGGTTTATAATGAAATTTTACGATTTCCAATTCAGGATGTTTTCCAATTTTTGTTGTTGGAATTAATATTATTTTATCTTTAGAAATAGCTGTCACTTTTCCTTCAATTTCTCCATAAGGATTTTGAAAATATACGCTTTTTTCTTCCACATTAAATTCCCATTTTCCATTTGATTCGGTTCCGTTATCATAAACGGTGTAAGTATTATCTTTTTTGAATTCATATTCCATCGAACCTTCCTCTTTTCCAAACTCTTCCATTTTTTGATTATTCAATTCAACATAATCAATTTTCCATCTTTTAAATAAGACAGAAACATTTTCAGAATTTTTTGAGGTCATACAGGAAAGCAGAAAAATTGTAAATAATAAGATTAATAGGTTGGTTTTCATTATTTATGATACTAATTGAATTAATTTGTTACGGTCTTCATAATATTGCAGATAACGGTTCGCGTATTGGCGATGGGCGGGATTTTTAGCACTAATGTTCATACGAAGCACAAATGTTGAATTTTGCACTTCCGTTGATACGAAGCCGTTCAGCCCGCCTATTGCCAATACGATGTTATAGGCTGCCTTTTTAGTTGTTATTTATTTTTAGTTTCATCATTATGTCCGTCTGTTCGTCATTGCCCAATTTGAAAATGTGTTTGTCAAATTCAACGAAACCATTTTTCTTGTAGAAACTTATTGCTCTTGGATTTTCTTCCCAAACGCCTAACCAAACATAGTCAGCGTTTTTTTGTCTTGCGACTTGCAACGCCTTGTCGTAAAGAATTTGTCCGACTTTTTTTCCGTGAAATTCTTTCGGAACGTAAATTCTTTCTATTTCAAGTGCTTTGTCGTTTTTAAGTTCTGTTTGTGATTGTCCAAAGTTCACTTTTAAGTAACCGATTACATTGTCATCAAGTATTGCAAAATAAAATTCAGAGTTTGGGTCTGTAAGTTCTTCTGTCAATTTGGTTTCGGCAAAACTTTCGTCTAAATATTTTTGCATATCTTCTTCGGTGTTTGAACCTGCAAAAGTTTCATAAAAAGTTTTTCTTCCTATTTCCTGTAATTGTTTAATGTTGTTTAGCGTAACTTTCTGTACTGTTATATTTTTCATTGCTTAAATAATTAAATATTCCATTCATAATTCAGCCATTCTTTATTTTCATTTGCTCCTAATCTCTCGTAAAATCTTTGTCCTGCTTCATTCCAAGGTGCAACTGTCCATTTAATCTGCGAGCAATTATTTTCTTTTGCTTCATTTTTTAAAGCATTCATTAACTGTTCTCCCATTTTTTGCCCTCTGTAATTTTCATCTACATACAATTCTTTCATATAAATGGCAGGTTTGTTCTGGGCTGTGTAAGGATGATAATAATACACCAACATTCCTGCGATTTTATCACTGTCTTCCGCAACAATACAATGAAAATCGGGTGGATTTTTTTTAAATCCACTGTTTCTAACAATTTCCGGTGTAATGGCAAATGAATTAATATACTTTTCAAAAACTGCCAATTCTTTCATTAACTGCCAAAGTTGTTCACTGTCTTTTTCTTCTGCTTTTCGTATTGTGATATTCATTTTGTAAATTTAATTTGGTTAATGTGCAGAAACAGCTTTAAGTCCAACAATTGAACCAATTAAAGTAGTCAGAAACAGTATTCGTAAGAAGGTTGCAGGTTCTTTAAATACAAAAATTCCTACTAAAACTGTTCCTACGGCTCCGATACCTGTCCAGACAGCATAAGCTGTTCCGATTGGTAATGCTTGAGTAGCTTTAACAAGAAGTCCCATACTGATGGCAAGAGTAACTAAAAAACCTCCATACCATAAATACATTTCGTTTCCTGTTGTCCCTTTTGCTTTACCTAAACAAAAGGCAAAAGCGACTTCAAATAAACCAGCAATCACTAAAATAATCCAATTCATTTTCTCTAATTTTCTGCTTGCAAAATTCGGAAATGAAATTGAGAGAAAATTTTACAAATGATAAAAAATGAACTAGCTATTTTATTTCTGCTCTTATTCTGCTTAAACTAACTTGTGTTATTCCCAAATATGAAGCTATGTGTCCTAATTGAACCCGTTGAATTAGGTCGGGATTATCTTTTAGAATTTCTTTGTAACGTTCTTTTGCAGTTCGGAATTGTCGGGAAATAAGACGTTCTTCTGTTTTTACAAGCTCCTGTTCGGCAAATCTTCGCCCCCAATTTGCAATATGAATGTCTTCGTCAAAAAGTTTTTTAAGGCTTTTTGTTTTCAGTTCATACAGTTTGCAACTTTCCATCAATTCAATATCTTCATATCCTTTCTGATTTGAAACATAACTTTTCATAGAAATAATTGTATCTCCCTCTTTTCCAAACCAAAAAGTTATTTCGTTGTCGGTTGTTTTAGAATAACCTCTGACAATTCCTTGTTTAATAAAGTAGATATTGTTTTCGATTTTGTCTGCTCTTAACAAGATATGTCCCTTTGAAAAACTCACTTCATCAATTTGCTTTTTAAGCGTCTGCTTAGATGTTTGTGGCAATAGATATATGTTGTCAAGAATGTTGTCTATATTCATTTGAGGGGTTTTGGTAAGGTTGCCTATAACGGAAAAAGTATTGCTGAAGTGCGGGCTTTTACAAACTGAAAGTTCAATTATCACTACACTGAACAAAAACTTTTTTCTTTTGCTAATTTACTAAAAAGAGTGAAAAAAAAAAGTTTTTGTGGGTAAATATAACCGAGTTTTCTATCTTGACTTTAACCCCGCATTTTAGCAATACCATGTTATATGCAGTGCTTTTTGTTCAGTGTGTTTGAAAATATGTAGGAGTAGTTGAGGGAAATTTATTCTTTTTTGGCGGAGGGGAAAAAGAGGGAAGGGAAAAGCTCTTTTGCAGTCTTGGGTTTTGAGGCTGGTGAAGCGGACTGCAAATGTGCTTTTTCCTTTGCGGTGGGCTTTTTTGCAAGTTGGATTTTAAATTATGGAAGAATGTAATTTACAAACACGAAAATATAACTTTCAAACGCTCCAATATAAATTACAAACACGAAAATATATTTTACAAAGACAAGAATATAGCTCCACATCATGCCAATATAATTTACAAACGAAAGAATATAAAAACATCCTAACAGAATATTCCGTTAGGATAGAAGAATATAAATACAGGACGCTCTAATTGAAAAACTTCCTGTTCTAATATTAAACTGGAGAGGTGAATTTGATGTCCAATACATTTTTATACTCCGGCGACGTTGCTCCATAAAGGCTTTTTACATACTTCTTGATATTTTGGGCGATAGGATATAAACCTGTTCCGTCTGCATATAAAAGATTGTCTCTTTCTATGAGTTTTGTGTTGAGTTCCGCTTCGGTTTGGTCAATGGATTGAGTGGAACTTACTAATGAATCTTTGTAGGTGTTGAGATTTACTAATTTTAAATCGTCCTCGTTTGGGTTGTATGCTGTAATTGTAGACAACAATTGCAATAAAATTCCGAAATTCTCTGCTTGTTGGGTATAAGATTGTCGGAAGTGGAAACGGTGGGTGCAGGATTTCCGTTTTCATCGGGTGGTGCAGTCGTTTTCTTTTGTCCGCCTTGGATTACCCGGTTTAAGGATTTTGCTTGGTCGATTGTTCCCTCGGGAAGTCCCAAAATTTCTAAATGATTGATGATTTTTGTGCAGGTAGATTTCAAATTTTCAAATGCAGATTGGCGTAATGCGATTGCATTTTTGTTGGCGTGTCGCTTGTCTTCAACTTCGCTCAATTTTGTGGAAGCGGTTGTATAAAGGGTTTGTAGGTTTGCAACTTTGAGGTTGTCTACTGGTGGATTGTAATTGGTAAAAGTAATTACTTGTTCTGTAAGTTTTTGTAGGTTGGCTACGTTTTTGGCGTGTCCTACTTCTGATGTTGATGGCATATTATTGTTTTTTTTTGTAGGATAAAGTTACTAATTCATTTTTAATCAATATGATAAACTACTCAATTATTGGAAATTATTAGTGTTGAGGGTATTGATGTAAGCCAAATGCTTTTGCTATCAATTAGTTTTTTCCAGCTTTGGGTACTAATTAGCATGAGTTGCATTGTTGCGAGAAATTCTTTGTCTATTTTTTGATTTTCATATAGTGAAATATTGTTTGGGGCTACTTGTTCTATGTTTCTGATGGTTTCTTTAATTTCGGTATTACGATTTATTTCCCCTGCTGCATCTAATATGATGATTTGTGAGTCGTTGTTATGAATGAGGTTTTTTGCATATTCTAAGAGGAAGAAATCATTGAGATCAAAAATCGGAACAAATACTTTGGTGGCATTCTGGAAATTTTTATTAATCATAATCCCAACAGGAATGGTGGTTTTGTCCATAATGCTGAGCGTGAAATCATCGAATGGTGATGAGTTGAATATTGGATTTTTTCCTTTTACGGTATTGATTAATTTTTCGGGATTGATGATTTTTGTCGTAAACCCTAACAGTTTTCCTAAAATACTTCCTTCGTAAATGGATCTTCCGAGCATGATAAGGAGTAAATCGTAATTTCCTTTTTTTGAAATGTTCAGTAAATCTCCTTCTAAATCATTGGATACTTTGAAGAGCGTTTTAACGGGGATTTTCAGTTCCTGAGAGGTCTCTAATGTTTCGGCGAATTGTTCTTCTTTGTATAAATCTGCATCGAAGGAATGAAGCTCTGTTGTGGGTGCTATATTCATCACGGTAATGCTTTTTTTATCCTTCATTTTATGTGTCAGGTTATCTGCGAGTTTTAGCAAGGCACTCCCAGAATCTGGCTTGTCAAAAGAGATTAAGACTTTATATTGATTCGCATTGATTTCATCAATAATTTCATTTTCTGATGTTTTGTTTTTGAACAAAAAGTTAATCAGATCTAATGCAGGCCCTGTCATGAAGGTTGTAAACAGTGCCATAATCACCATCATTGTAAAAATCTGTGGGCTAAGAACTCCTAATTCATATCCAATATTGAGGACGATTAATTCCATCAATCCCCTTGTGTTCATCAATGCACCAATGGTAAGGCTGTCTTTCCAACTCATTTTGAGAAATTTTGCAGTGAAAGCACTTCCTGCGAATTTTCCTACAACTGCAACTGAAATGATGAGTGCTGCTGTGATCCAGAGATGGCTATCGTCTAACAGACCAATCTGGGTGCGTAATCCTGTAAATACAAAGAAAAGCGGTAGGAGTAAAATCATAGCTACATCCTCTACTTTTTCTATAAAAAGGTTTCGGAATTTTGTGTTCTCCGGCATGATTGCACCTGCCATAAATGCTCCGAAAAGGGCATGAATACCGATGACTTCTGTAGCATAAGAAGATAAAATGAGAACTAAAAAGAAGATAGCAACAAAGGCTTTGCTAATGATGCCTTTGCCTGTTTGTAAATCTGCAATTCTTTTAAGAAATGGGCGCACAATTTTGATCATCATCAGTACGTAGATAATCGCCATTATGATAACAAATAAAGAACTGGTAAATGAGCCTGCCTTTACGATGGCAATAACCGCTGCCAAAATGCACCAAGCTGTAATGTCATCTGCCGCTGCACAGGTAATGACAACGGTGCCCAGTCGGGTTTTTTGTAGATTCCTTTCTTGCACGATCCTGGCTAAAACCGGGAAAGCAGTGATGCTCATGGCGATTGCGATAAATAGTGCAAATGATGTGAACTGAACTCCTTTTGGAGCGAATTCGAGATAGAGAAAATAGGAAAGTCCTATTCCTAAGGCAAAAGGGATGATGATACTTGCGTGGCTGATTACAACGGCATCGTGTGCTTTTTTGCGTAGAACACTTAAATCGAGCTCCATACCGACAATAAACATAAAAAGTATTAATCCTATCTGGCTTAGAAACTGAAGATTCCCCAGTGATTCTGATGGAAAGAGGAAGGCGGAAAAATCGGGGAAATAAAGGCCAAGTAGGGAGGGGCCTAAAACGATCCCCGCAATCATTTCGCCAATGACCGCCGGTTGTTTTATTTTGATGCAAATCCAACCAAAAAGTCTAGCTGCAAGGATAATGGTGACGATTTGTGCCAGCAGCAAAGCCAAAGGATGATGCAGATTTTCTTTAAAAGATGCTACAAATGTTTCCCACATGGATCCTTCTGAAACTTTGTGTATTACATTTTGATTGATTTCTAAAGTTTTACCTTCAATAAAAAAATAATACATTAATCCTGAGAAAAATAGGATTGTTATTACATAAAAAAACACATTTCTATACTTCGCCATATTGATAAATTTGAAGGGCAAAGTTGGAAAAAAGCGATAAAAATACCAATAGTCGGAAATGGAAATGCAGTAAAATCCTGTTTTTCTGTAATGAAATTTCAGCTGTTTATTTTCTCTAAAAAAGAATTTCGGTACACATCGCTTATGTGTAATGAGAGGTTGGATTCGGGTTTGCTTTTAAGATGGATTTCGTTGTTGGAAAATGCTTTTATGGCTCTTATCGCAACGATTTCTTTTTTGTTGATCTGCGCAAATTCTTTTTCTGGCAGAAGGTCTAAAAGTTTTTTGAAATTGATGTTTTTCAAGGTTATTTTTATATGATCCAATAGTAAAACATCTTTATCCCGGCTATCAATTTCGGAGGTCTGTATATAGAGTATTTGATTGATTTCTATATGGCTTTTTCCGAGATTGGAGTTCCATTCTAAAAAGCTATTTGGAGTATGTTCCAGCTGTTCCCAAACTTTGTCAAACGCTTGCAAAAGCCGTTCTTTTTTAATTGGTTTCCTGACATAGTCGATAACGTTTAAGTCGAATGCTTCTGCCGCATATTCTTTGTAGGCTGTCGTGAAAATGATGTGTTTCTTCGCAATTTGTTCTGCTACTTGTAGCCCATTTATTCCGGGCATTTCAATATCCAAAATGCAAAGATTGCAATCGATATTGTTTATTTCTTCTAAAAATGCACGAGGATTATTAAATACTTTTATCACTTCCACATATTCTACTGACTCGCAAAGTAGTTTCAGATAGCTTATTGCAAGCAATTCGTCATCGAGTATAACGCACTTGATTGTATTTTTCATTGAGATTGATTTTCAAATATGCAGTATGAGTATTGCCATTAATTTGTTTGCTGATTTCGAAATTTTTACGGTAAAGCATTTTTAGCCGTTGTTCCAAAGATTCGCCACCAAAACCACTGTTTTTTTTTGTTAGTGGTGTTTTTTGAGTGATTCTGTTTTCTACTTTTACTTCTAAAATTTTATTTTTCAACGACATAAATACGTATATAAAGGAATCCTCAGATAGAAAATCGGTATGTTTGAAGGCATTTTCTACAAAATCGACGGTAATGAGTGGTGCTAAAACTTTTTCATTATATGTTTCATCTTCTTGGTCGATATGAGATTTGATTCTAAAATTAAATAATGGATTGAGTTTTATTTTATTGATCTCGATTAGATTAATGGTGAAGTCGAATTCGGATTTTGGTGTAACAAATTTTTCACTACTTTCATAAAGGATGTAATCTAAAACGCCCGAAAGTTTGTCTAAAGAATTATAGGTTTGATAAGCGTGGCTTTGTACAGAATTTAAGATATTCTTGAATAAATGTGGGCTTAGTTTGGTCTCAATATAGTCTATGCGAACATTATTAAGACGATTTTGTAATTTTTTTTTGTCCGTTTCTAAATTCATAATTTCTTTTTGAAGCCTTCTATTTTGAATAAACAGAAAGAAAATTGAAGCAATAAGAATGAAAATAAAAGTAGAAAGATAAATCCAAAAATTCCAAGAGTATTCCATTATTTATAAAATTGTTCAAATGTACGTGTTATTTGGGAAAGCTGGATGGGAAAATTAGCTCTTTTGCAAAATAAGCGTTGGAAAAGGCATGGGCATTTTGTAAATGTGCTGATGAGCGATGGCAAAAAAAGCGGCTGGAAAAAAGAATAAATTTTGGGTGGAGAAAAGGTTTTTATTTTTATGCGTAATTTTTTTTAATAGCATTGCATATAACGGTTTGGGTATTGCCGAAGGCGGGGATTTTTAGCGCTAAAGTTCAATCGAAAAACGAAAGTTGAACCTTGTACAAATGTCCAATCGAAGCCGTTCAGCCCCGCTTTTGGCAATACCTTGTTAGCGGTAGTTTTTTTGTTTGTTACTAAATATACTGCGGTACTTATAAAATCGATATGCCATAAATAGAGTTCCTATTCCTCCAATTAAGCCAATATAAATTAGTGAACTTTCTTTTTTCTCATATTCTTCCTTGCCAATTAGAACCTGTCCATCTCTTTCTACTTGAATTAAGTCAATGTTTATGTTCTCCCTTTCGTTAGAACTCGGTCGGTAGTAAACTTTAACCTTGTCTCCAACATTTACTTTTTTAAGCAAGTCTTCGTATTCTTTTGACATTCTGTAAATGCCTAAATCTTCGTCCAAGTCTTTTAAGGATAGGTAAAATACATTTGATTTACGACCCTTACTTCCATAATGAATATCAATTCCTTTGTCGATTATAATATTTTCATATTGTGCATATTTTGATAAGTCAAGATTTTGTTTTCCGTAACCGATATAAGCAAGAAAAAAATATAAAATCGATGTTGAAGCAAACAAGATTGAGCTTAGTAAATGCTTTGTTTTTTTATTCATTGTCAATTCTCGTGTCGTCTGTTAAAATTACCGCTAACGGGAAAGGGCTTTGCGAAGTTACGCCAAAAACGAGGCTGCCATAGCTTTGGAGGCGTAATTTTGCAAAACCCATGTTATCTGCTGTTTTTGTTTAATATTCATACCGCTAATCTACAAAAACAGTTTCAGTTTTATCTCCAATCTGCTTGTTTTTTTTCGTTTTTTTATTTTGCAAAACCCCGCTTTGCGAAGTCATAAAACGAAGAGAGGAAAATCTCAGTGTCAAAAATTTTTGTTTTAAGCCACCGAAGGAAAATCCATGGTGTTGACTTTGTCATTTTTTTTCGGTAACTTCGCCAAACTTAATAGCGAGTATTCGCTTTGAAAGTAAACTTTCAGCAAAGATCTCTTTGTAAGTTTGACAGCGAAATCCATACTTCCTTTCGCTTAATCTCAAAAATTTTTTCCGCTAAAATCCAACCTGATTTTCCTCTAAAAACCGCAATATTGGTATAAAATTGCAGATAACGGAAAGGGGCTTTGCGAGGTGCGGGCTACTGCAACCGAAAGTGGAGAGGAGGGCGAAACTCTAGCAAAAACTTTTTCCATTTTTTAAAATTACAAAAAAACTAAAAAATGGAAAAGTTTTTTGCGGGTATTTTCTAAAAATTTTCTGAGATTTCCTTCAACCCCGCATCTTGCAAAACCCATGTTATCTGCTGTTGCAATTTTCAAGCATTTTTGATATTAAATTGTCATATTTACCTTGAGTTTCTAAAATTGTTCCGTGTTCTGTTTCCAAATCATATTTTATCTGAAAATCTTCATATTCTTTATAATTTTCATCATATAATCTTTGGAAAATTTCATTAAAGTCTTTCGTATTCTTTATTGATTTATCAACTATTTTTTGAAGTTTAGATGCAAATATTTGTGCTATATCAAAATGTTTTTGTTCGTGATTCAGTAATTTTTCAGAAATATGTTGCGGTTTAATCCATGAAATTGTTGTGTCAAAAGTAGGATAAATTTTCACTTTTATTTTTCCTGTCCAAATAGAAGTTGATAAAATTTTATATTCAAGCGTTATCATTGAACCTGCAGATTTTTCACTTTCCACTTTTGGAATTTCTCCATTGAAATCTTGAGATTTTAATTTATATTGATTATTCCACTCAATTTTTTGAGCAAAACCGAAAAAAGAAAAGAAAATTAGTAAAAAATTTAATGTTTTCATTTTTTAGCGATATTTTTAGACGCAATAGCAGATAACGGAAAGGGGCTTTGCGAGGTGCGGGCTACTGCAACCGAAAGTGGAGAGGAGAACCAATCTCTAGCAAAAACTTTTTCCATTTTTTAAAATTACGAAAAAACTAAAAAATGGAAAAGTTTTTTGCGGGTATTTTCTAGGATATTTCTAAGATTTCCTTCAACCCCGCATCTTGCAAAACCCATGTTACCTGCAGTATCTTTAAGGTATTTGATAATTATAGATTAGAGTTTTTAGTTTACTATTTTTAAAAATCATTTCGGCAGAAAACTCAAGTCCGTCATGTACAAATGGTTTTAGATTTCCAAATTCGTAATTATTTCGGTTCTCGTTCATTGTGAAAGTCCAATATAAAGTTTCATTTCCATTGTTAATTTTCGTTGAATCAGGTTTTCCATAAATTTTTTCCACGAATATTTTTGACATTCCGAGTTTAATTTTCTTGTCTGTTTGAATTTCAGTTGTTTCAATTGAATTTAAAGAATCTTCAACCATTATTTTATCTGCTTTCATAAGTTCAATCAGTTTTTTATTCTTTAAAGGTTCATCTGTCAAAATTAGCGTTGTAATTGAATAATCAGTGTAAGGAATGAAAAATAATTTTTGATTTTTAAATCTGAACCATTTTGAATTTTCTCCATTTGCAAATTTTTCAAAGTCTGTTTCAGATAAATGTATGAAGTCAGGAAAGATAGTTTTTTCTGCAATCTTTATTTTATTGATTTTTGAAAGTTTTTCGGAATTACTCTGTTCACCCATGTTGTTTTTTGAACAAGAAACAATGAAAAATATTGCTAAAACTCCTTTTAGGACGGCTTTTGTCATGATATTGCAGGTAACGGAAAAAGTATTTGCGAAGGGCGGGCTAAATTGGACGAAAAGTTCAATTTCGACCAACCGAAGCGAATGCTTTTTTCGTGGAACTAAACTACAAAAAAATTGTGGAACGAAAAAGCAGGCGCGACTAAATGCATCGGGTAGTTCTATTAAATATTCAACCCCGCCTTTTGCAAATACTATGTTATGCGACGTCGTTTTATTCATCAAATTCAAATTCTGCTGATTTTTCGAACTTACAGTCGTTATTAATTATGTCAAATTTTCTAAAGTCAGAATCTTTTATGAAAAGCATTTTGCGTAATTCAAGTCCGTCAGGATAGCGAAATTCGTAAATGCCATATTTTGAGTCAATTAGTTTTATTCTCAAATTTG from Chryseobacterium suipulveris includes:
- a CDS encoding endonuclease NucS domain-containing protein, coding for MATEIQTWQIIDGKLNIVNSTLSENGRKEKEDLEEWIKSNSEILGNDIAIIGQQVQTKSGPLDFLGIDNNGNVVIIELKREKLPREVLAQVVDYASDVSTWDIEKLGEICQKFTDQSLIDYLSEKFPQKQIEDLSINQVQRLLLVGFAVEEPLSRMIEWLSTNYNLGINAIVLSYIKTKSGDELLSKTVIIPEEVEREKSNKKKFIIDMSNEPGTYEINELRENLIKYLSKNIVSSQRIKDYFLPALLKKDMLTRVQMRKEFARNGAADNERQAGYFLALISNQLGHKWNDYLRQVIHYEFPNYPWEKDNFKINDEYKELVKEILEKLNE
- a CDS encoding lipocalin-like domain-containing protein; the encoded protein is MKTNLLILLFTIFLLSCMTSKNSENVSVLFKRWKIDYVELNNQKMEEFGKEEGSMEYEFKKDNTYTVYDNGTESNGKWEFNVEEKSVYFQNPYGEIEGKVTAISKDKIILIPTTKIGKHPELEIVKFHYKPK
- a CDS encoding GNAT family N-acetyltransferase encodes the protein MKNITVQKVTLNNIKQLQEIGRKTFYETFAGSNTEEDMQKYLDESFAETKLTEELTDPNSEFYFAILDDNVIGYLKVNFGQSQTELKNDKALEIERIYVPKEFHGKKVGQILYDKALQVARQKNADYVWLGVWEENPRAISFYKKNGFVEFDKHIFKLGNDEQTDIMMKLKINNN
- a CDS encoding GNAT family N-acetyltransferase, coding for MNITIRKAEEKDSEQLWQLMKELAVFEKYINSFAITPEIVRNSGFKKNPPDFHCIVAEDSDKIAGMLVYYYHPYTAQNKPAIYMKELYVDENYRGQKMGEQLMNALKNEAKENNCSQIKWTVAPWNEAGQRFYERLGANENKEWLNYEWNI
- a CDS encoding DMT family transporter, with the protein product MNWIILVIAGLFEVAFAFCLGKAKGTTGNEMYLWYGGFLVTLAISMGLLVKATQALPIGTAYAVWTGIGAVGTVLVGIFVFKEPATFLRILFLTTLIGSIVGLKAVSAH
- a CDS encoding Crp/Fnr family transcriptional regulator, encoding MNIDNILDNIYLLPQTSKQTLKKQIDEVSFSKGHILLRADKIENNIYFIKQGIVRGYSKTTDNEITFWFGKEGDTIISMKSYVSNQKGYEDIELMESCKLYELKTKSLKKLFDEDIHIANWGRRFAEQELVKTEERLISRQFRTAKERYKEILKDNPDLIQRVQLGHIASYLGITQVSLSRIRAEIK
- a CDS encoding cation:proton antiporter; this encodes MAKYRNVFFYVITILFFSGLMYYFFIEGKTLEINQNVIHKVSEGSMWETFVASFKENLHHPLALLLAQIVTIILAARLFGWICIKIKQPAVIGEMIAGIVLGPSLLGLYFPDFSAFLFPSESLGNLQFLSQIGLILFMFIVGMELDLSVLRKKAHDAVVISHASIIIPFALGIGLSYFLYLEFAPKGVQFTSFALFIAIAMSITAFPVLARIVQERNLQKTRLGTVVITCAAADDITAWCILAAVIAIVKAGSFTSSLFVIIMAIIYVLMMIKIVRPFLKRIADLQTGKGIISKAFVAIFFLVLILSSYATEVIGIHALFGAFMAGAIMPENTKFRNLFIEKVEDVAMILLLPLFFVFTGLRTQIGLLDDSHLWITAALIISVAVVGKFAGSAFTAKFLKMSWKDSLTIGALMNTRGLMELIVLNIGYELGVLSPQIFTMMVIMALFTTFMTGPALDLINFLFKNKTSENEIIDEINANQYKVLISFDKPDSGSALLKLADNLTHKMKDKKSITVMNIAPTTELHSFDADLYKEEQFAETLETSQELKIPVKTLFKVSNDLEGDLLNISKKGNYDLLLIMLGRSIYEGSILGKLLGFTTKIINPEKLINTVKGKNPIFNSSPFDDFTLSIMDKTTIPVGIMINKNFQNATKVFVPIFDLNDFFLLEYAKNLIHNNDSQIIILDAAGEINRNTEIKETIRNIEQVAPNNISLYENQKIDKEFLATMQLMLISTQSWKKLIDSKSIWLTSIPSTLIISNN
- a CDS encoding LytR/AlgR family response regulator transcription factor, producing the protein MKNTIKCVILDDELLAISYLKLLCESVEYVEVIKVFNNPRAFLEEINNIDCNLCILDIEMPGINGLQVAEQIAKKHIIFTTAYKEYAAEAFDLNVIDYVRKPIKKERLLQAFDKVWEQLEHTPNSFLEWNSNLGKSHIEINQILYIQTSEIDSRDKDVLLLDHIKITLKNINFKKLLDLLPEKEFAQINKKEIVAIRAIKAFSNNEIHLKSKPESNLSLHISDVYRNSFLEKINS
- a CDS encoding histidine kinase, which encodes MNLETDKKKLQNRLNNVRIDYIETKLSPHLFKNILNSVQSHAYQTYNSLDKLSGVLDYILYESSEKFVTPKSEFDFTINLIEINKIKLNPLFNFRIKSHIDQEDETYNEKVLAPLITVDFVENAFKHTDFLSEDSFIYVFMSLKNKILEVKVENRITQKTPLTKKNSGFGGESLEQRLKMLYRKNFEISKQINGNTHTAYLKINLNEKYNQVRYTR
- a CDS encoding DUF922 domain-containing protein; translated protein: MKTLNFLLIFFSFFGFAQKIEWNNQYKLKSQDFNGEIPKVESEKSAGSMITLEYKILSTSIWTGKIKVKIYPTFDTTISWIKPQHISEKLLNHEQKHFDIAQIFASKLQKIVDKSIKNTKDFNEIFQRLYDENYKEYEDFQIKYDLETEHGTILETQGKYDNLISKMLENCNSR